One segment of Arcanobacterium haemolyticum DSM 20595 DNA contains the following:
- a CDS encoding methylated-DNA--[protein]-cysteine S-methyltransferase → MSMHIRLALHTGNSVIDSYGLEATICEGFLVATTFVPHRDTGEWLDTQLIQAGSISTADTANTTDHITTTGRANATGRTTDHANGTTAPAASEDLHTAALLETAFAGWRNTGDPSLFRHLPLAPAHTAFAAQIRAALLALAPSQTISYHSLAACTHSPNAIRAAASACARNPLPLIVPCHAVLPTPAQHMLASTPQALNTPDFSPGKYAFGSDLKLAILRHESCF, encoded by the coding sequence ATGAGTATGCATATCCGTTTAGCACTACACACGGGCAACAGCGTCATCGATTCTTATGGCCTTGAGGCCACAATCTGCGAAGGCTTCCTGGTAGCAACCACCTTCGTTCCGCACAGAGATACTGGTGAATGGCTGGACACACAACTAATTCAAGCTGGAAGTATCAGTACTGCGGATACTGCCAACACTACTGACCACATCACTACTACAGGTCGGGCCAACGCCACAGGCCGCACCACAGATCACGCCAACGGCACCACCGCCCCAGCAGCCTCAGAGGATCTCCACACCGCGGCGTTGCTCGAAACTGCGTTCGCCGGCTGGCGCAATACCGGAGATCCCAGCCTTTTCCGCCACCTTCCTTTAGCCCCAGCTCACACAGCTTTCGCGGCGCAAATCCGCGCAGCCCTCCTGGCACTCGCTCCAAGCCAAACAATCAGTTACCACTCCCTGGCCGCCTGCACCCACAGCCCTAATGCCATCCGAGCGGCGGCATCGGCCTGCGCCCGCAACCCGCTCCCGCTCATTGTGCCGTGCCACGCGGTGCTCCCAACGCCTGCCCAGCATATGCTCGCCAGCACACCGCAAGCCCTCAACACCCCGGATTTCTCCCCTGGAAAATACGCGTTCGGTTCAGATCTCAAACTGGCGATTCTCCGCCACGAATCATGCTTTTAG